A window of Deltaproteobacteria bacterium genomic DNA:
CTTTTACGCTTTTCCTTGCAACGTCGTTGCTGGATGCGATGGCATTTTATGAAAGGGTGGTGTCCAAGACTTTTCTGATCCTGACCTTTCCTTTTCTCCTCGTGCCGCTGGGATTCTATACGAAAGGCGAGATTGAGAAGTTTCAGGTGCTCAGGCAAAAAGTGGGCCTGAGATTTTTTTCGCAATAAGCCTCGGTCGGAGATGCCGATGTCATACAAAAAATATCTGAAAGCATTTGTAAAGAAGATCGTACCCCCTGTAGTCATCAGTAATGTCAAGGGAACGGTGGATGCCATCAGGACTTATTATCCTGACTTTATTTTCGGAGATGGCAAGGTTAGGTCGTTGCGGAGTGTCTGCATCGAGGTTACCTTCAAGTGCAACTGCCGTTGTCAGATGTGTCCTCTCTACGGAGTTCAGGTGGATGGAGGTAAGGAGCTTTTAGAGTCCATCGGCAAGGAACCGGAGATGACGGTGGAAGAGTTCAAGATGCTGTTTGACGGACTCAAAAAGATGGGGACCCAGTCGGTAGCCTTTTCAGGAGGGGAGGCGTTCCTGAGAAAGGATATGGCGGATATCACCAGGCTTGCAAAGGATGCCGGCTTCGAGGTCCACTTCACGTCGAACGGAGGCATCCTGAACAAAGAGATAGCCCGCTGGGTGGTTGAGCTGGGAGTCGATAACATAACCATATCTCTTGATGGTCCAAAGAAACTTCATGAAGAGATAAGAAAAGCTAAAGTATTCGATCGAATAATGGAAGGAGTCGACTTCATAGAGGAAGAGAAGAAAAAGCAAGGAAAGGAGAAGCCAACGCTCGGCTTCTTGTGCACTGTATCTGCCCTCAACCAGGACAACCTCAGCGGCTTGGTGGCGATCGCGAAGAGCAAGGGAGTACCGCTTGTCATAGACCCCATAATATTCGTCAGCGAGGAGGGATGGCAAGAGACCATGAAGGCGTTCGATTCCGACTTTATCAAGCAAGAGAGCTTCATCATGCCCGAGGATATAGGAAGGGTGGATGTCGATGTGCTGGAGCATGAGCTCCGAGAGGTTCTCAGGGAGGCCAAAGAGCTCGATCAAGAGGTCCACGTGTCGATAGTCGGTGAGGAAACGAGGAGGAAGTTTTTTAACGACATCAACTACAGCATAGTCAACAAGTGTTTCGCCCCCTGGTACTCGTGCAGGGTCGACCCCTACGGAAACGTCTACCCCTGTTCTCTCTCCATATCGATGGGCAATCTCCGTGAGAGCGGCATACAGGATATAGTCAATGGAGAGAAGTTCGTTGACTTCCGGCGCAAGCTCAAGAAGAACGGTCTGCTGCCGTTCTGCAAGAAGTGTTGCGTCCTCTATTCCCACAACAGCTACTGGAACTATCTGCCAAGGATATGAACAGGTGCGGCAAGCTCGTAATCGCGTCCGTCCTTGCGGCCGCGCTCTCCGCGGCTGCGCTCTTGTGGATATCCGTACAGGGCCGCGGCCAGAAGGCGAGGCTCTCACCCTATCCCGACGGCAGGGACTTCGCCTTTTCCATAACCGACGACCCGGACCATCACAAGCTCGCCAAGATCAGGCTCGTATACGATCTTCTCGTCGAGCTCGGTATGAGGACGACCGTTGCCGTGTGGGTCAAGGAGGCCGAACGCTCCAACGGCGTCCCCGACGTTGCCGGCGACTTCGACTACGGCGCAACGCTCCAGGACGCCGACTACCGCGACTACATCCTCAGGCTCCACGACCTGGGCTTCGAGATCGCAGTCCACACCATAACGGGAGGCAACGACCTGCGCGACACCACCGTCTCCGGCTACGAGGAGTTCAGGGAGCTCTTCGGCTACTATCCCAGGATAAACATAATGCACTCCAAGAACCTGGAGGACATCTACTGGGGCTCCAAGGTCTTCAGCAACGCCGTCCTGCGGTGGTTCATACACGATGTGGTGGGCTCGGTATTCGCCAAGGCCGCCTTCCCCTTCAGCGGAGAGGTGGAGGACAGCCCGTTTTTCTGGGGCGATATCGCCAGGGAGAAGACAAAGTACGTGAGGCTCTGGGGCACGAGCGACATCAACACCCTGGCCTTCAACCCCACCATGCCCTATCACGACCCCCGGAAGCCTTACGTCAATTACTGGTTCTCCTTCTCCGACGGCTACAACAGTTATTTTTTCAAGAAGCTTCTCACCGACGAGAATATGGAGCGGCTGGTAAGGGAGAGGGGCACGTCCATAGTGTACACCCACTTCGCGGCCGGCTTCGCCAAGAGGGACGGGAAAGGCGACTACTACCTCGACCCCGACTTCGTAAGGCAGATGCGCAAGCTCGCCTCCTACGAGCAGGGGTGGTTCGTGCCCGTGTCGGTGATTCTCGACAGGCTGCTGGCCATGAAGAACGTGAACATCTTCGAGGTCGGCGACGCCCTGGTGGTGAACAATTCCAACACCTTCGCCGTCGACGGCGTCACCCTTCTCGTCGAGCCCGGCGCCCTATACTACGACATGAGGGGACGGCCCTACAGGGCCGACGGTGACGGCGAGATAGTGGTGGGAGATCTCGGTCCGGGCCGCTCCGTCACCTTGCGGCGTGACGAGCGCCCCGACTTTCTCGTAAGGCGCGAGCCGGGCTGGTTCGAACGCCTCAACATGGTGGTGCAGAGGTCGCTCATCTGGATATTCTCTCACAACAAGTAGCAGCGGATGAAGAGTTCGGCGATGCGTGCGCTCCCTGTGTCTCGTCCGAACAAGACAGGTCGCTGGAGCCTTGAGAGCGTACGCGGGCCAACCGGCATCGTTCTGCCACCACTGGCTTCTTTCACCCCGCCTTCGTCTCATAACTCGGCAGGGTTGATGAATTGGTTAGAGAAGATTGGAATTCTTAGGTGTACTGACATTCCTTGTCACCCTCTATCTGAGGCCGCAGGACTGGGTCCCGGCCTTCAAACATGTGCCCGTCGACTTCATAGTGATCCCAACGACGGTGCTGCTCGCCGTCATCTTTTCCCGCGGAGGGCTTCCCGTCAAACTGCCCCAGTACTACTTTCTCGTCTTCCTCCTTCTCTCCATAGCCATGTCGAACATCGTACACGGCAAGTTCGACCTCGCAAGCGAGCAGTTCACACTCTTTGCAAAGAAGGCGATGATATTCTTCATGTTCCTTCTGGTGGTGAACTCGCCGGGTCGCATGAGGCTCACACTCATGTTCATACTGGTGCTGAGCGTTACGCTGGTCATCCAGGGAATATACCAGAGGATCTATGGCGTCGGCTGGGCTGGCCAGCCACCTTATTGGGACGGTAAGAGGATAACATGGGTAGGTTTCTGGAACGGCTCTAACGTCCTCGCCTTGTCTTTTGTAATGGCTTTGCCCATAGCCACGGAGTTCTGTAGACGTTCTCAGGGTATCTTTTACAGGGGCGTCGGCATAGTGGCGGTCCCCCTCTTGCTTGGCGGCCTGTGGCTTTGCAACTCCAGGGGAGGGATGCTCGCCGCGGCCACGACGCTGTTCTTCTACTACGCCTTTACCAAGGGAGTGAAGAAAGGAGTGACCATTATACTGGTGGTGATTCTCCTCGCATTGCCTTTTCTCCCGTCAAGGGCCTTGCAAATCAGCACCAAGGACGAGTCGGCGCACCTGCGGGAGTATGTATGGGAGAAGGGTTATTACATGTTAAAGAAGAACCCGCTGTTCGGTGTTGGTAAAGGCCGTTTCACCGAGTTTTCGGCCAGAAGGCTCGTGGCCCACAACAACTACGTGCAGAACATGGCCGAGCTCGGCATGGTGGGCTTCTTCTTCTGGATGGGGCTGCTCTACTACTCCTTCAAGGGCTTGTATGCGGTCAAGAACCACCGCTACGAGAAGCAGGAGGACAGGGAGAGATACGGCCACACCGCCCGAACCCTGATGGTTATGCTCATCGGTTTCTGCGTGGCCACCATGTTCATCACCTCGGAGATAGACCCCTTTTATATGCTCCTGGGGCTCATCGCCGCCATGATCAGCATCGCCAAGAAGGCCTTTCCAGACCTGGAACTCGATTTTACGCGCAGGGACTGGCCGCGGATATTCGGGCTGTGCATCGGCTGGATAATGCTTATCTACCTCTACGCCGTAAAGGAGCTCTTCCGGTGAGATGAGCGACGGAGAATCGACAGAGAGGCTCAGGGTCCTGGTCGTGACCGACCTCTTCCCGAGCGTGCAGGACCCGCACAGGGCCCCTTTCGTCCTCCAGGCCCTGCAGTACATGGGCGCGCACTGCGACATAAGGGTTCTTGCGCCGCTGTCGTGGGTGACGTGGCTCAAGCGCCTGGCCCGTGGGGCGCCGGGCGGCGCCGCCCGCGGCTGGACCGGTTTCGGGGGCGTGAGATGCACGCGTCCCCTCTACTTCTATTTGCCCAAGATAGGACGGTCGTTTTATGGTATCATGTATTTTCTGTCCATAATCGGGACCGTGCTCAGGGTGAGAAGGGAGT
This region includes:
- a CDS encoding radical SAM protein; protein product: MPMSYKKYLKAFVKKIVPPVVISNVKGTVDAIRTYYPDFIFGDGKVRSLRSVCIEVTFKCNCRCQMCPLYGVQVDGGKELLESIGKEPEMTVEEFKMLFDGLKKMGTQSVAFSGGEAFLRKDMADITRLAKDAGFEVHFTSNGGILNKEIARWVVELGVDNITISLDGPKKLHEEIRKAKVFDRIMEGVDFIEEEKKKQGKEKPTLGFLCTVSALNQDNLSGLVAIAKSKGVPLVIDPIIFVSEEGWQETMKAFDSDFIKQESFIMPEDIGRVDVDVLEHELREVLREAKELDQEVHVSIVGEETRRKFFNDINYSIVNKCFAPWYSCRVDPYGNVYPCSLSISMGNLRESGIQDIVNGEKFVDFRRKLKKNGLLPFCKKCCVLYSHNSYWNYLPRI